A single window of Salvia hispanica cultivar TCC Black 2014 unplaced genomic scaffold, UniMelb_Shisp_WGS_1.0 HiC_scaffold_764, whole genome shotgun sequence DNA harbors:
- the LOC125199994 gene encoding putative uncharacterized protein MYH16, with amino-acid sequence MLVFGSVTSELPTSCPSEESEVSDPRYEVSNLEGAIREEARVEVQLSGFESSQHFAEILEQMDKAFHLVMKPWYGRSENGSDYLHGLVISEKVYTTRMNHEAEINKSNAIISEARKKMEESILKVEELGKMKAKSEENSANLMRELEQKRSEIGYMEADLLSKGKETDFLLHRRQELESQVSKLQQETSRLEQDLEVAVRERKISSECMENLQSDVTALRDAVSSHVSANTDLEINIKQLEIRSHELQNSLSELLEENTWLQACISDQEVQVHQLRDEKIVCLQEIEDYKSSMTSLQDEIRESKDEMEGQISDLKQKSEDIRKQWLRAQEECVCLREENKTLQTSAASSVAETTELQNLNSELKRENQELHEKCLELVDQLSEMEKSLADCTKRKERISTEASSLLAEKAELQCSLREAHQEAKSAKNKLNAALQESELKVEELTNQLAASNRRLDRLTIDYDRNKKLVANYRKIEEKLKTDLNDIELKHTISEYECQQLTREMSSLKVQLQIMSELEDEVSVLKNKLRESKVDKGKLETEKISLSEKITFFEDAMSELEECKRSKSWLEEKLQQMEKDLSEKEIISIQNEDLKHEVTEVKRLNVQFQQKMYRLEVEKDECLKKVLQ; translated from the exons ATGCTCGTCTTTGGCTCAGTGACGAGTGAGCTCCCAACGTCATGTCCCAGCGAGGAGTCTGAAGTGAGTGACCCGAGATATGAAGTTTCCAACCTGGAAGGAGCGATCAGGGAGGAGGCCAGGGTGGAGGTGCAGCTTTCTGGCTTTGAAAGTTCTCAGCATTTTGCTGAAATTTTAGAACAAATGGATAAAGCTTTTCACCTTGTGATGAAGCCATGGTATGGAAGGTCTGAGAATGGAAGCGATTATCTTCACGGCCTCGTGATTTCGGAAAAGGTTTACACTACTAGAAT GAATCATGAGGCTGAGATCAATAAGAGCAATGCCATTATATCTGAGGCtagaaagaaaatggaagaGAGCATTTTGAAAGTTGAAGAACTTGGAAAAATGAAGGCCAAAAGTGAGGAGAATAGTGCAAATCTAATGAGGGAATTGGAACAGAAAAGATCTGAGATTGGTTATATGGAGGCTGATCTTCTGTCAAAGGGAAAGGAGACCGACTTTCTTTTACATAGAAGACAAGAATTAGAATCACAAGTTTCTAAACTTCAACAGGAAACGAGCCGTTTGGAGCAGGATTTAGAAGTTgcagtaagagagaggaaaatcTCCTCAGAATGCATGGAGAATCTTCAAAGTGATGTCACAGCTCTTAGAGATGCTGTTAGTTCCCATGTTTCTGCTAACACTGATCTCGAAATTAACATAAAGCAGCTAGAAATAAGAAGCCATGAACTACAGAACAGTTTATCAGAATTGCTAGAAGAAAACACGTGGTTGCAGGCGTGCATTTCTGATCAGGAAGTTCAAGTGCATCAattgagagatgaaaagaTAGTGTGCTTGCAGGAAATTGAGGATTACAAATCTAGCATGACTAGTCTCCAAGACGAGATCCGTGAAAGCAAAGATGAAATGGAGGGTCAAATATCGGATctcaaacaaaaatcagaagATATAAGGAAACAGTGGCTAAGAGCTCAAGAAGAGTGTGTGTGCCTTAGAGAAGAAAACAAGACGCTGCAGACGTCTGCTGCTAGTTCTGTCGCAGAAACTACAGAGCTTCAAAATTTGAACTCAGAACTGAAGAGGGAAAACCAGGAACTGCATGAGAAATGTCTGGAACTGGTGGATCAACTGAGTGAAATGGAGAAAAGTCTGGCTGATTGCACCAAAAG AAAGGAAAGAATTTCCACTGAAGCTTCCAGTTTACTAGCAGAAAAGGCTGAGCTGCAATGTTCCCTTCGAGAAGCTCACCAGGAAGCTAAATCGGCCAAAAACAAACTCAATGCAGCTCTGCAAGAATCTGAGTTGAAAGTTGAAGAATTGACAAATCAACTAGCTGCGTCTAATCGAAGGCTTGACAGATTGACGATTGACTatgatagaaataaaaaattagtggcaAATTACAGGAAAATCGAAGAGAAACTCAAGACGGACTTGAATGACATTGAATTGAAGCATACCATCTCTGAATATGAGTGCCAGCAGCTTACCAGAGAAATGAGCAGTTTGAAGGTTCAGCTACAAATCATGTCTGAGCTTGAAGATGAAGTCTCAGTCTTAAAAAACAAGCTCAGAGAAAGCAAGGTCGATAAGGGGAAACTGGAG ACAGAGAAGATTTCATTGTCTGAGAAAATCACATTCTTTGAGGATGCCATGTCTGAGTTGGAGGAATGCAAAAGGAGCAAGTCGTGGCTAGAAGAAAAGCTTCAGCAAATGGAGAAGGATTTAAGTGAAAAAGAGATTATATCCATCCAAAATGAGGATCTTAAACACGAGGTGACTGAGGTGAAGAGATTGAACGTGCAGTTTCAGCAGAAGATGTACAGACTGGAGGTGGAGAAAGACGAATGCTTGAAGAAAGT ACTTCAATAA